The following coding sequences are from one Salvia hispanica cultivar TCC Black 2014 chromosome 3, UniMelb_Shisp_WGS_1.0, whole genome shotgun sequence window:
- the LOC125210492 gene encoding protein LSD1-like yields MQSQVVCSGCRTFLLYPSGATNVCCAICNTVNIVPPPGVEMAQLVCGGCRTLLMHARGATSVRCSCCHTVNLVPAVSPPSNVAHVNCGNCHTMLMYAAGAPSVKCAICHFITAVNMGDTSVPVPVNIPAGNSNSAPTHSTSTVTTAGSHNQTVVVQNPMTLDESGNLVTNVVVGVTT; encoded by the exons ATGCAGAGCCAAGTGGTTTGTAGTGGGTGTAGAACCTTCCTTCTTTACCCGAGCGGAGCTACAAATGTTTGCTGTGCAATTTGCAACACGGTCAATATTGTGCCACCACCTG GGGTGGAGATGGCTCAATTGGTATGTGGAGGTTGCCGCACCTTGCTTATGCATGCTCGTGGAGCAACCAGTGTCAGGTGTTCCTGCTGTCACACTGTAAATCTTGTGCCAG CTGTCTCGCCTCCTAGTAATGTTGCTCATGTCAACTGTGGAAATTGCCATACAATGCTGATGTATGCTGCTGGAGCACCATCAGTAAAATGTGCTATTTGTCACTTCATCACAGCTGTTAAC ATGGGCGACACGAGTGTTCCCGTTCCTGTAAATATACCTGCAGGGAATTCCAATTCTGCACCAACACACTCTACCTCTACA GTAACAACAGCCGGTTCTCATAATCAAACGGTAGTGGTGCAGAACCCCATGACCCTCGATGAAAGTGGCAACTTG GTGACCAATGTCGTCGTTGGCGTCACAACATAA